Proteins found in one Acanthopagrus latus isolate v.2019 chromosome 3, fAcaLat1.1, whole genome shotgun sequence genomic segment:
- the tpm3 gene encoding tropomyosin alpha-3 chain: MEAIKKKMLMLKLDKENALDQAEQAEADKKAAEDRSKQHEDELLQMQKKLKGTEDELDKYSEALKDAQEKLEVADKKAADAEAEVASLNRRIQLVEEELDRAQERLATALQKLEEAEKAADESERGMKVIENRALKDEEKMELQEIQLKEAKHIAEEADRKYEEVARKLVIVEGELERTEERAELAEAKCAELEEELKNVTNNLKSLEAQAEKYSQKEDKYEEEIKILTDKLKEAETRAEFAERSVAKLEKTIDDLEDELYAQKLKYKAISEELDHALNDMTSI; the protein is encoded by the exons ATGGAGGCCATCAAAAAGAAGATGCTTATGCTGAAATTGGACAAGGAGAATGCACTGGACCAGGCAGAGCAAGCTGAAGCAGACAAGAAAGCAGCTGAAGATCGCAGCAAGCAG catgaaGATGAACTTCTGCAAATGCAAAAGAAGCTGAAGGGGACAGAGGACGAGCTTGATAAATACTCTGAGGCCCTGAAGGATGCTCAGGAGAAGCTCGAGGTGGCTGATAAGAAGGCTGCTGAT GCTGAGGCAGAAGTGGCTTCCCTGAACAGACGTAtccagctggtggaggaggagttggaTAGAGCTCAGGAGAGACTTGCAACAGCTCtgcagaagctggaggaggctgagaagGCTGCTGATGAGAGCGAGAG AGGTATGAAGGTGATTGAGAACAGGGCTCtgaaggatgaggagaagaTGGAGCTTCAGGAGATCCAACTGAAAGAGGCCAAACACATCGCAGAGGAAGCTGACCGCAAGTACGAGGAG GTGGCTCGTAAGCTGGTGATTGTAGAAGGAGAGCTGGAGCGCacagaggagagggcagagCTGGCAGAGGC TAAATGtgctgagctggaggaagaaCTGAAGAACGTTACCAATAACCTGAAGTCTCTGGAGGCACAGGCTGAAAAG TACTCTCAAAAAGAGGACAAGTATGAGGAAGAGATCAAGATCCTCACTGACAAGCTGAAAGAG GCTGAGACCCGAGCAGAGTTTGCTGAGAGATCCGTGGCCAAGCTGGAGAAGACTATTGATGATCTAGAAG ATGAGCTGTATGCACAGAAACTCAAGTACAAAGCCATCAGTGAGGAATTGGACCACGCCCTCAATGACATGACCTCTAT CTAA